A window of the Pirellulales bacterium genome harbors these coding sequences:
- a CDS encoding efflux RND transporter periplasmic adaptor subunit, with protein sequence MQSFADRLPIICAVLALQAAVGCERKHVELEPTPPPTVTISQPIDREISDDHYFIGHTEAIKAVEVRARVSGFIDKVAFTDGAIVKEGDLLLQIDPRPFDAAVARDEAALASAKARAKRAAADLARAEKLIKNKTITQEEYDRVIADEAEAAASVKQAAANLATAKLDREYSTVTAAVGGRVSRAIITKGNLVNGTAGNATLLTTIVPVDPIYAAFDVDEPTMLRVGARARDPNRTPPVVEMQLANETGFPHRGRIDFIDNKVDPATGTIRVRAEFPNADGVLTPGMFVNVRVRSPEKRPALLVSDRAVGMDQGRKYLLVVGPENKVEYREVATGPLVDGLRAIEKGLKPGEWVIVNGLQRARPGSTVQAEKTAMPLPVEVEAGEETQSAASDADPTKNL encoded by the coding sequence ATGCAATCGTTTGCCGATCGTTTGCCAATCATTTGCGCCGTTCTAGCGCTGCAGGCAGCGGTCGGTTGCGAACGCAAGCACGTCGAACTTGAGCCGACTCCGCCGCCCACCGTCACCATCAGCCAGCCGATCGACCGCGAGATCAGCGACGACCACTACTTCATCGGTCATACCGAGGCGATCAAGGCGGTCGAAGTGCGAGCGCGGGTGAGCGGCTTCATCGACAAGGTGGCTTTCACCGACGGAGCGATCGTCAAGGAAGGCGACCTGCTGCTCCAGATCGATCCGCGGCCGTTCGACGCGGCCGTCGCCCGCGACGAGGCGGCCCTGGCCTCGGCCAAGGCCCGGGCTAAACGGGCCGCCGCCGATCTGGCCCGTGCCGAAAAGCTGATTAAGAACAAGACCATCACGCAGGAGGAGTACGACCGGGTCATCGCCGACGAGGCCGAAGCGGCGGCGTCGGTGAAGCAGGCCGCCGCCAATCTGGCCACTGCCAAGCTCGATCGCGAATATTCCACCGTCACGGCGGCCGTCGGCGGGCGCGTGAGCCGGGCGATCATCACCAAGGGGAACCTCGTCAACGGCACCGCCGGCAACGCCACGCTGCTGACGACCATTGTGCCCGTCGATCCAATCTACGCCGCGTTCGACGTCGATGAGCCGACCATGTTGCGCGTGGGGGCCAGGGCGCGCGACCCAAACCGCACGCCGCCGGTGGTCGAGATGCAATTGGCCAACGAAACCGGGTTTCCGCATCGCGGACGCATCGACTTCATCGACAACAAGGTCGATCCGGCCACGGGCACCATTCGTGTGCGGGCGGAGTTTCCCAACGCCGACGGCGTCCTTACGCCCGGCATGTTCGTCAACGTGCGCGTTCGGTCGCCTGAGAAGCGGCCGGCGCTGTTGGTGAGCGATCGGGCGGTAGGCATGGACCAGGGCCGAAAGTATCTGCTCGTCGTCGGGCCGGAAAACAAAGTTGAATACCGCGAGGTGGCGACGGGGCCGCTCGTCGATGGTCTGCGGGCGATCGAAAAGGGGCTGAAGCCCGGCGAGTGGGTGATTGTCAACGGCCTGCAACGCGCCCGTCCGGGCAGCACGGTGCAGGCGGAGAAAACGGCAATGCCGCTGCCGGTGGAAGTGGAGGCAGGTGAGGAGACGCAATCGGCTGCCTCGGACGCGGATCCTACCAAGAATCTGTAG
- the xseB gene encoding exodeoxyribonuclease VII small subunit, producing MEPLPDITALSSEPCPPSFEQALEQLEHIVHQLEEGEIGLAEALDHYEKGIGLLKQCYGLLERAERRIELLSGVDAAGSPITEPFSDDGAVSLDEKSQSRGRRRTRPEGQAPVRERAETAELPQVRVDEPGSLF from the coding sequence ATGGAACCACTTCCTGACATAACGGCCCTCAGCAGCGAGCCCTGTCCACCCAGCTTCGAGCAGGCGCTGGAACAATTGGAGCACATCGTCCACCAACTCGAAGAGGGCGAAATCGGCCTGGCCGAAGCGCTCGACCACTATGAAAAAGGCATCGGGCTATTGAAGCAATGCTACGGCTTGCTGGAGCGCGCCGAACGGCGGATCGAGCTGCTCAGTGGCGTGGATGCCGCGGGAAGCCCCATTACGGAGCCGTTCAGCGACGACGGCGCCGTCTCGTTGGACGAAAAGTCGCAGAGCCGTGGCCGCCGCCGTACCAGGCCCGAGGGCCAAGCCCCCGTGCGCGAACGCGCCGAAACCGCGGAATTGCCCCAAGTTCGCGTAGACGAGCCAGGCAGCCTGTTTTAG
- a CDS encoding phosphoketolase family protein, protein MSTTTERRRKSDESDKAATRGALSTEELRKIDAYWRAANYLSVGQIYLLDNPLLKEPLKREHIKPRLLGHWGTTPGLNMLYVHLNRVIKRDDLNMIYVIGPGHGGPALVANAYLESTYSEVYPNIGQDAAGMKRLFKQFSFPGGIPSHVAPETPGSIHEGGELGYALSHAYGAAFDNPDLIVACVVGDGEAETGPLATGWHGNKFINPARDGCVLPILHLNGYKIANPCFLARIPHDELEKFFEGMGYKPYFVEGDEPLEVHQRLAEVLDEVVAEIKHIWTDARANGDVTRPAWPMIVFRTPKGWTCPKEIDGKKCEGYWRSHQVPMGDMDKPEHIRILEGWMKKYRPQELFDENGRFQAELAELAPQGERRMSDNPHANGGLLLRDLKLPDFRDYAVEVSSPGASMAESTRMMGKFLRDVMKLNLDSQNFRLFSPDENNSNRWQDVLEVTNRCYMAEIYPDDDHLSPDGRVMEVLSEHQCQGWLEGYLLTGRHGFFSCYEAFIHIIDSMFNQHAKWLKVCQHIPWRRPIASFNYLLSSHVWRQDHNGFSHQDPGFIDHVVNKKAEVIRVFLPPDANCLLSVTDHCLRSRDYINVVVAGKQPAPQWLTMEQAIKHCTQGISIWEWASNDKGSEPDVVMACCGDVPTLETLAAVEMLRTHLPELKVRVVNVVNLMKLQPATEHPNGLSDLDFDSLFTKDKPIVFAFHGYPWLIHRLTYRRTNHKNLHVRGYKEEGTTTTPFDMVVLNELDRFHLVNDVIDRLPQLGAKAAYFKQAINEKLIEHKQYIDRYGDDMPAISGWQWGRTGAGPATTSKTSTAADNT, encoded by the coding sequence ATGTCCACCACCACCGAACGGCGACGGAAATCCGATGAAAGCGACAAGGCTGCGACGCGCGGCGCCCTTTCGACCGAGGAGTTGCGAAAGATCGACGCCTACTGGCGGGCAGCCAACTATCTCTCGGTCGGCCAGATCTACCTGCTCGACAACCCGCTCTTGAAAGAGCCGCTCAAGCGAGAGCACATCAAGCCGCGGCTGCTCGGGCATTGGGGCACGACGCCGGGGCTGAACATGCTCTATGTGCATCTCAATCGCGTGATCAAACGCGACGACCTGAACATGATCTACGTCATCGGCCCCGGGCATGGCGGCCCGGCGCTGGTAGCCAACGCCTACCTGGAGAGCACCTACAGCGAGGTTTATCCAAACATCGGGCAGGACGCCGCGGGAATGAAGCGGCTGTTCAAGCAGTTCAGCTTCCCCGGCGGAATTCCCAGCCATGTGGCCCCCGAAACGCCGGGCAGCATCCACGAAGGCGGCGAGCTGGGCTACGCGCTCAGCCACGCCTACGGCGCCGCCTTCGACAACCCCGACCTGATCGTGGCCTGCGTCGTGGGCGACGGCGAAGCCGAAACCGGCCCCCTGGCCACCGGCTGGCACGGCAACAAGTTCATCAACCCGGCCCGCGACGGTTGCGTGCTGCCGATTCTGCACCTCAACGGCTACAAGATCGCCAATCCCTGCTTTCTGGCCCGCATTCCGCACGACGAGCTGGAAAAGTTCTTCGAGGGCATGGGCTACAAGCCGTACTTCGTCGAGGGCGACGAGCCGCTCGAGGTCCATCAGCGTCTGGCCGAAGTGCTCGACGAAGTGGTGGCCGAGATCAAGCATATCTGGACCGACGCTCGGGCCAACGGCGACGTGACCCGCCCGGCCTGGCCGATGATCGTCTTCCGCACGCCCAAGGGTTGGACCTGCCCGAAGGAGATCGACGGCAAAAAGTGCGAAGGCTACTGGCGCAGCCACCAGGTGCCGATGGGCGACATGGACAAGCCCGAGCACATTCGCATTCTCGAAGGCTGGATGAAAAAGTATCGGCCGCAAGAGCTGTTCGACGAGAACGGCCGGTTCCAGGCCGAGCTGGCCGAGTTGGCCCCGCAAGGCGAGCGGCGGATGAGCGACAATCCGCACGCCAACGGCGGCCTGCTGTTGCGCGATCTGAAGTTGCCCGACTTCCGCGACTATGCGGTCGAGGTATCCAGCCCCGGCGCCAGCATGGCCGAATCGACCCGCATGATGGGCAAGTTCCTGCGCGACGTGATGAAGCTCAATCTCGACAGCCAGAACTTCCGCCTGTTCAGCCCCGACGAGAACAACTCGAACCGCTGGCAGGACGTGCTCGAAGTCACGAACCGCTGCTACATGGCCGAAATCTATCCCGATGACGACCATCTCAGCCCCGACGGCCGTGTGATGGAAGTGCTCAGCGAGCACCAGTGCCAGGGCTGGCTGGAAGGTTATCTGCTCACGGGCCGTCATGGATTCTTTTCCTGCTACGAGGCGTTCATCCACATCATCGACTCGATGTTCAACCAGCACGCCAAATGGTTGAAGGTTTGCCAGCACATCCCCTGGCGGCGGCCGATCGCCTCGTTCAACTACCTGCTCAGCTCGCACGTCTGGCGGCAAGACCACAACGGTTTCAGCCACCAGGATCCGGGCTTTATCGACCACGTGGTCAACAAGAAGGCCGAGGTCATCCGCGTGTTCTTGCCGCCCGACGCCAACTGCCTGCTCTCGGTGACCGACCACTGTTTGCGGAGCCGCGACTATATCAATGTCGTGGTGGCGGGCAAGCAACCCGCGCCGCAGTGGCTCACGATGGAGCAGGCCATCAAGCATTGCACGCAAGGCATCAGCATTTGGGAGTGGGCCAGCAACGACAAAGGCAGCGAGCCCGATGTGGTCATGGCCTGCTGCGGCGACGTGCCCACGCTGGAGACGTTGGCCGCGGTTGAAATGCTGCGCACACACTTGCCCGAGTTGAAAGTGCGCGTGGTCAATGTCGTGAACCTGATGAAGCTGCAACCGGCGACGGAACATCCCAACGGGCTTTCCGATCTTGACTTCGACTCCCTGTTTACCAAAGACAAGCCGATCGTCTTTGCTTTCCACGGCTATCCGTGGTTGATTCACCGGCTCACGTATCGGCGCACGAACCACAAAAACTTGCACGTCCGGGGCTATAAGGAAGAAGGGACGACGACCACGCCGTTCGACATGGTGGTGCTGAACGAACTCGATCGGTTTCATCTGGTGAACGACGTGATCGACCGGCTGCCGCAGCTTGGCGCCAAGGCGGCCTACTTCAAGCAGGCGATCAACGAAAAGTTGATCGAGCACAAGCAGTACATCGACCGCTACGGCGACGACATGCCGGCGATCAGCGGCTGGCAGTGGGGACGCACCGGTGCCGGACCGGCGACGACCTCGAAGACCTCGACGGCGGCGGACAATACTTAG
- a CDS encoding DUF6677 family protein, producing MTAKTDPSTHPLPEQVAEERIEIDLKDPVFAAFLAWLLPGLGHWYQGRTHKAVLFFVCILGTFIYGLYLGEGRVVYASWRDNDRRLPYLCQVGVGLPALPALIQAKRQTPIQVPLFNDRNFMAPPSVSDAHSGQDELDRLHKRLNHYWELGTVFTMIAGLLNILAIYDAWGGPAYATPAKREDDASDGDFEKEAKS from the coding sequence ATGACTGCCAAAACCGATCCGTCAACTCACCCACTGCCCGAACAAGTCGCGGAGGAGCGGATCGAAATCGATTTGAAAGACCCGGTGTTTGCGGCGTTCCTGGCATGGCTTCTGCCAGGGCTGGGCCATTGGTACCAGGGAAGAACGCACAAAGCCGTGCTGTTTTTCGTCTGCATCCTGGGAACGTTCATCTACGGTCTCTACCTGGGCGAGGGGCGGGTGGTGTATGCCTCGTGGCGCGACAACGACCGCCGCCTGCCGTATCTCTGCCAAGTCGGCGTCGGGCTGCCGGCGCTGCCGGCGCTGATCCAGGCCAAGCGGCAAACGCCGATCCAGGTGCCGCTGTTCAATGACCGGAATTTCATGGCGCCGCCCAGCGTGTCGGACGCGCACAGCGGACAAGACGAGCTCGACCGCTTGCACAAGCGTCTCAACCACTACTGGGAACTGGGCACGGTCTTTACGATGATTGCCGGGCTGCTCAATATCTTGGCGATTTACGACGCCTGGGGAGGCCCCGCGTATGCCACGCCGGCAAAGAGGGAAGACGACGCATCCGACGGCGATTTCGAGAAGGAGGCGAAGTCATGA
- the mutY gene encoding A/G-specific adenine glycosylase — MKTRCQWPTAAWKRQFRRKLLGWYALHARDLEWRQTSDPYRVWVSEIMLQQTQVATVAGYFSRFLAEFPTIDALAAADEHRVLRLWEGLGYYRRARQLHRAAGIIVGEHGGRFPADPHAVRGLPGIGRYTAGAILSIAFDARQPILEANTIRLLSRLLAYRGDPRKKEGESLLWKFAEELLPRRGSGTFNQALMELGSLVCTPRNPACGECPVKRLCPTEARSLQGVIPVAKAKPRFEAVREALVVVRRGSQVLLRQRQADERWAGLWDFPRFTIDAVNGDLAADLAAKLTATTGIVAELGERLTTIKHGVTRFRITLDCYLADCAAKPRRLGNRCRWVHSDELARYPLSTTGRKAADLLNLRETMSS; from the coding sequence ATGAAAACTCGTTGCCAGTGGCCTACCGCAGCCTGGAAGCGGCAGTTCCGCCGCAAGCTCCTCGGCTGGTACGCGCTCCACGCCCGTGATCTTGAGTGGCGGCAGACGAGCGATCCTTATCGCGTCTGGGTCAGCGAGATCATGTTGCAGCAGACGCAAGTGGCGACCGTGGCTGGCTACTTCTCGCGGTTCCTGGCCGAATTCCCCACCATCGACGCTTTGGCAGCCGCGGACGAGCACCGGGTGTTGCGGCTCTGGGAGGGCCTGGGGTATTACCGCCGCGCACGCCAGCTTCATCGTGCGGCGGGCATCATCGTCGGCGAGCACGGCGGCCGCTTTCCCGCCGATCCCCACGCCGTGCGCGGCTTGCCCGGCATCGGGCGTTACACGGCGGGCGCCATCCTCTCTATTGCCTTTGATGCCCGGCAGCCGATTCTCGAAGCCAATACGATCCGCCTGCTCAGCCGGTTGCTCGCTTATCGCGGCGATCCCCGGAAGAAAGAAGGAGAGTCGCTGCTGTGGAAGTTCGCGGAAGAGCTTCTGCCGCGGCGCGGGTCGGGGACGTTCAACCAGGCCCTGATGGAGCTGGGCAGCCTGGTTTGCACGCCGCGGAATCCGGCCTGCGGCGAGTGCCCGGTCAAGCGACTTTGCCCGACTGAGGCTCGGTCGCTGCAAGGCGTCATCCCTGTAGCCAAAGCGAAACCGCGGTTCGAGGCGGTCCGCGAGGCACTGGTCGTGGTCCGGCGTGGCAGTCAGGTGTTGTTGCGTCAGCGGCAGGCGGACGAACGCTGGGCCGGCCTGTGGGATTTCCCGCGCTTTACCATCGACGCTGTCAACGGCGACCTTGCCGCGGATCTTGCCGCTAAATTGACTGCCACGACCGGCATCGTCGCCGAGCTGGGCGAGCGGCTCACCACGATCAAGCACGGCGTGACGCGGTTCCGAATCACGCTCGACTGCTACCTGGCCGATTGTGCCGCCAAACCGCGCCGGCTGGGCAACCGTTGCCGCTGGGTCCATTCTGACGAGCTCGCCCGATATCCGCTCAGCACTACGGGACGGAAGGCCGCCGATTTGCTCAACCTCAGAGAAACCATGTCAAGCTAG
- a CDS encoding PQQ-binding-like beta-propeller repeat protein encodes MKARFALIASALPLLLCFDAAAQPAPAWPRWRGSTGQGIATGAKLPDKWPAELKPLWTASLGSGWSSPVVADDRVFVTDRQDGSERVLAFDAKTGEQLWMHSDPIDFDPHPVGARHGNGPKSTPAVAAGKVYSLGIAGRLQCLRADNGQRLWEVNFPARFGARQPLPRGRAYVYGTESVIVPVGEGQGAPVPLFGYTGSLLVTEGLVISSVGGSKSGTIMAFDAKTGKEAWRALDDEVSYSSPVAARLAGREQVVVMTGPEVVGLELATGRKLWSSPFQIQYNESISTPAVADPYVVVNGDGRPLTALKITPRGDRCAMAVAWENRDLSSYLSSAVVAGGHVYGMNDGGEFGCVRLADGKMAWLVGGTALWGNERAAYYCTPLFVGPRLLALDERGRLSILSATPRPPPPLSIIRLSDREAWSSPALVGSRLYVRAREQLMAFALKDEREMRDPALP; translated from the coding sequence ATGAAAGCTCGTTTCGCTTTGATCGCTTCTGCCTTGCCTCTGCTGCTGTGCTTCGATGCCGCGGCACAACCCGCACCTGCCTGGCCACGCTGGCGCGGATCGACGGGCCAAGGCATTGCCACCGGTGCGAAATTGCCCGACAAGTGGCCGGCCGAGTTGAAGCCGCTTTGGACGGCCTCGCTGGGCAGCGGATGGTCGTCGCCGGTAGTGGCCGATGACCGCGTTTTTGTCACCGACCGGCAGGACGGCAGCGAACGCGTGCTCGCCTTCGACGCGAAAACCGGCGAGCAACTCTGGATGCATAGCGATCCGATCGATTTCGATCCGCACCCCGTGGGTGCCCGGCACGGCAACGGGCCGAAGAGCACGCCGGCGGTTGCCGCCGGCAAGGTCTACAGCCTGGGCATCGCCGGCCGATTGCAATGTTTGCGGGCCGACAACGGCCAGCGGCTTTGGGAAGTCAACTTTCCTGCCCGCTTCGGCGCCCGGCAGCCGCTGCCGCGAGGCCGTGCCTATGTGTACGGCACGGAGTCGGTGATCGTGCCGGTCGGGGAGGGGCAAGGCGCGCCGGTGCCTCTGTTCGGCTACACCGGCTCGCTATTGGTGACCGAGGGTCTCGTGATTTCGTCGGTGGGCGGCAGCAAGTCGGGCACGATCATGGCCTTCGACGCCAAGACCGGAAAAGAAGCCTGGCGCGCGCTCGACGACGAGGTGTCGTATTCATCGCCCGTGGCTGCCCGCCTGGCCGGGAGAGAACAAGTGGTTGTCATGACCGGCCCCGAAGTCGTTGGGCTGGAACTTGCGACCGGCCGAAAGCTTTGGAGCAGTCCGTTTCAGATTCAATACAACGAAAGCATCAGCACTCCCGCGGTCGCCGATCCCTACGTGGTCGTGAACGGCGATGGCCGGCCACTGACGGCGCTGAAGATCACCCCGCGCGGCGATCGCTGCGCGATGGCCGTGGCCTGGGAGAACCGCGATTTGAGCAGTTATCTTTCGTCCGCGGTCGTCGCCGGTGGTCACGTGTATGGCATGAACGACGGTGGCGAGTTCGGCTGCGTGCGGCTCGCCGACGGCAAGATGGCCTGGCTCGTGGGTGGCACTGCCCTCTGGGGCAATGAGCGCGCGGCCTACTATTGCACGCCGCTATTCGTCGGACCACGGTTGCTGGCGCTCGATGAACGCGGAAGGCTGTCGATTCTTTCCGCAACGCCCAGGCCGCCACCCCCGCTGAGCATCATACGCCTGAGCGATCGCGAGGCGTGGAGCTCGCCGGCACTGGTCGGAAGCCGGTTGTATGTTCGGGCACGCGAACAACTCATGGCGTTCGCATTGAAAGATGAGAGAGAGATGAGGGACCCGGCCCTGCCCTAG
- a CDS encoding multidrug efflux RND transporter permease subunit encodes MFSRFFIDRPIFAAVLAIVTVIAGTIAVVALLPTSLYPEVVPPVVQVTASYPGANAQVVADTVAAQIEQQVNGVERMLYMSSQCTNDGNMTLDITFELGTNVDIAQVLVQNRVAIAEPRLPEAVKAQGVTTKKKSPAILLVVNLFSPEGRYDQLYLSNYMTVQIKDSIARLKGVGDVKISGARDYSMRLWLDPTKLATRNMDASDVVRAIREQNVQVAAGRIGAPPVAAGTDFQYAVNTLGRLISQEQFEEIIVKTNADGTVVRLRDVGRAELGAQNYDVDSNLDGKPATSLLVYQLPGANSIDIANRVYAEMKLLKQRFPEGIEYGIYYDTTDFVRKSLESVVHTLLEAFVLVFIVVLVFLQSWRATIIPLLAVPVSLVGTFAVMHLLGFSLNNLSMFGLVLAIGVVVDDAIVVVENVERWIEHGLSPREASYKSMEEVTVAVIAVAFGLSAVFIPVAFISGISGQFYRQFALTIAVSTLISAFNSLTLSPALTAILLKPKTAKRDPLTWLLDSTLGWFFRGFNRVFNWTTDVYGHLVTWCIRGAVVSLAVYAGLIGLTWLDLQRTPIGFIPQQDQGYLFLNAQLPDSASLERTSAVCDTLTKIALKTPGVAHTVGLPGYSMVNGINLANVASVILVLAPFHDRENDPAQGADAIIASLQRETRGIQEALVGVFNAPPIQGLGTTGGYKLEVQDRGSTGLANLEGATLNMIDTARGQPGVVAAMTSFRANTPQLYVDVDRTKVKNMNVALNDVFDTLQIYLGSAYINDITFLGRNWQVYAQADTQFRRRPEDIAKLKVRNFKGDMVPLGTMITVKEIGGPAVYNRYNMFPAAEINLVATSEVSSGQVIDMADEIAKKDLPASMAYQWTDLTFQQILAGNTAIYIFPLCVLFVFLTHAAEYESWTLPLAIILIVPLSVLFALIGINLRGMDNNIFAQIGFVVLIGLAAKNAVLIVEFAKQQREHHGANRRDAAINAAKLRLRPILMTSFAFILGVVPLVIAKGAGHEMRQQLGTAVFSGMLGVTLCGIFLTPVFYVVLQAVSDAFGGSHPSQPPHPREPIKDEALTVAAD; translated from the coding sequence TTGTTTTCACGCTTTTTTATCGATCGGCCGATCTTCGCGGCGGTGCTGGCGATTGTCACGGTGATCGCCGGCACGATCGCCGTCGTGGCTCTCTTGCCGACGTCGCTCTATCCCGAGGTCGTGCCGCCGGTGGTGCAGGTCACGGCCAGCTATCCGGGCGCGAATGCCCAGGTGGTGGCCGATACCGTGGCCGCGCAGATCGAGCAGCAGGTCAACGGCGTCGAACGCATGCTCTATATGTCGTCGCAATGCACCAACGACGGCAACATGACGCTCGACATCACGTTCGAGCTGGGCACCAACGTCGATATCGCCCAGGTGCTGGTGCAAAACCGCGTGGCGATCGCCGAGCCGAGATTGCCCGAAGCCGTGAAGGCCCAGGGCGTGACCACCAAAAAGAAATCGCCGGCGATCTTGCTGGTGGTGAACCTGTTCTCGCCGGAGGGCCGCTACGACCAGCTCTATCTGAGCAATTACATGACCGTGCAGATCAAAGACTCGATCGCCCGTTTGAAAGGGGTGGGCGACGTCAAGATCAGCGGCGCCCGCGATTACAGCATGCGGCTTTGGCTCGATCCGACAAAGCTGGCCACGCGCAATATGGACGCCAGCGACGTGGTGCGGGCGATTCGCGAGCAGAACGTGCAGGTGGCCGCCGGCCGCATCGGTGCTCCGCCCGTCGCCGCCGGCACCGATTTTCAATACGCGGTCAACACGCTGGGCCGGCTGATTTCGCAGGAGCAGTTCGAAGAGATCATCGTCAAGACAAATGCCGATGGCACAGTCGTGCGGCTGCGCGACGTCGGACGGGCAGAGTTGGGCGCCCAGAACTACGACGTCGATTCGAATCTCGACGGCAAACCCGCCACTTCGCTCTTGGTCTACCAGTTGCCCGGGGCCAACAGCATCGACATCGCGAACCGCGTGTATGCCGAAATGAAGCTGCTCAAGCAACGTTTTCCGGAGGGAATCGAGTACGGCATCTACTACGACACGACCGACTTCGTGCGCAAAAGCCTGGAAAGCGTGGTGCATACACTGCTCGAGGCGTTCGTGCTGGTGTTCATCGTGGTGCTGGTGTTCTTGCAAAGCTGGCGGGCCACGATCATTCCGCTCTTGGCCGTGCCGGTTTCGCTTGTGGGCACCTTCGCCGTGATGCATTTGCTCGGCTTTTCGCTCAATAATCTCTCGATGTTCGGGCTGGTGCTGGCCATCGGCGTGGTGGTCGACGACGCGATCGTGGTGGTCGAAAACGTCGAGCGGTGGATCGAGCACGGTCTGTCGCCGCGTGAAGCTTCTTATAAGTCGATGGAGGAGGTGACGGTCGCCGTTATTGCCGTGGCCTTTGGCTTAAGCGCGGTGTTCATCCCGGTGGCATTCATTTCGGGAATCTCGGGCCAGTTTTATCGGCAGTTCGCCTTGACCATCGCCGTTTCGACGTTGATCTCGGCCTTCAACTCGCTTACGCTCAGCCCGGCCTTGACCGCGATCCTGCTCAAACCGAAAACCGCCAAGCGCGACCCGCTCACCTGGCTGCTCGATTCGACGCTGGGCTGGTTTTTCCGCGGTTTCAACCGGGTGTTTAATTGGACCACCGACGTTTACGGCCACCTGGTGACGTGGTGCATTCGCGGCGCGGTCGTCTCGCTGGCCGTGTATGCGGGCTTGATCGGCCTGACGTGGCTCGACTTGCAGCGGACGCCGATTGGTTTCATTCCGCAACAAGACCAGGGATACTTGTTCCTCAACGCCCAGTTGCCCGACTCGGCTTCGCTGGAGCGCACGTCGGCCGTGTGCGACACGTTGACGAAGATCGCCTTGAAGACGCCGGGAGTCGCCCACACGGTCGGGCTGCCGGGTTACTCGATGGTCAACGGCATCAACCTGGCCAACGTGGCCTCGGTGATTCTGGTGCTGGCGCCCTTTCACGACCGCGAGAACGATCCGGCTCAAGGCGCCGATGCGATCATCGCCAGCTTGCAGCGCGAGACACGAGGCATTCAGGAGGCGTTGGTGGGCGTGTTCAACGCGCCGCCGATTCAGGGGCTGGGCACGACCGGCGGCTACAAGCTTGAAGTGCAAGACCGCGGCAGCACGGGCCTGGCCAACTTGGAAGGCGCCACGCTGAACATGATCGACACGGCCCGCGGTCAGCCGGGCGTCGTTGCCGCCATGACCAGCTTTCGGGCCAACACCCCTCAGTTGTATGTCGACGTCGACCGCACGAAGGTCAAGAACATGAACGTGGCCTTGAACGACGTCTTCGACACACTGCAAATTTATCTCGGCTCGGCCTACATCAACGACATTACCTTCCTGGGCCGCAACTGGCAGGTCTACGCGCAGGCCGACACGCAGTTCCGCCGCCGGCCGGAAGATATTGCGAAGCTCAAAGTGCGCAATTTCAAGGGCGACATGGTGCCCTTGGGCACGATGATCACGGTCAAAGAGATCGGCGGGCCGGCCGTCTACAATCGCTACAACATGTTTCCGGCCGCCGAGATCAATCTGGTGGCCACCTCGGAGGTCAGTTCCGGCCAGGTGATCGATATGGCCGACGAAATCGCCAAGAAGGACCTGCCCGCGAGCATGGCCTATCAATGGACCGATCTGACCTTCCAGCAGATTCTGGCCGGCAACACGGCCATCTACATTTTTCCGCTCTGCGTGCTGTTCGTTTTCTTGACGCACGCGGCCGAGTATGAAAGCTGGACATTGCCGTTGGCAATCATCTTGATCGTGCCCTTGAGCGTGCTGTTTGCCCTGATCGGCATCAATCTGCGGGGCATGGACAACAACATCTTCGCCCAGATCGGCTTTGTCGTCTTGATCGGGCTGGCGGCCAAAAACGCGGTGTTGATCGTCGAGTTTGCCAAGCAGCAGCGCGAGCATCATGGCGCGAATCGTCGCGATGCCGCCATCAACGCGGCCAAACTTCGGCTGCGGCCGATCTTGATGACCTCCTTCGCCTTCATTCTGGGCGTGGTGCCGCTGGTGATCGCCAAAGGGGCCGGCCACGAGATGCGGCAACAACTCGGCACGGCCGTATTCAGCGGCATGCTCGGTGTGACGCTCTGCGGAATTTTTTTGACGCCGGTGTTTTACGTCGTCCTGCAGGCCGTCTCCGACGCGTTCGGCGGCAGCCATCCCTCACAGCCTCCGCACCCGCGTGAACCGATCAAAGACGAGGCTTTGACGGTCGCGGCCGATTAG